The segment GGCCCCTCGCCGGCCGCGCGCGACCTCGACGTCGCCAACCTGGTCGACTGGTTCGGCACCGGCCTGTGGTTCACGGCGCTGGCGCCCTACCTCCGGCGGCGCACCGGGATGGAGGCGGGCGAGGTCGCGCTCTGGCTGGGCGTGCTCGGCGTCGCCGGCCTGGCCGTGGTCGTCCCCGGGTCGCGGGCCGCGGCCCGGCGGGGCGGCCGGCCGATCGCCGTCGCCCTCCACCTGGCCAGGGCGGCGCTCATCCTGCCGCTGCTCGTCGTCCGGTCCACGCCGGTGCTGCTGGTGGCCGCCGTCGCCGTGCTGACCCTCGACCGGACGGCGTCGGGGGTGCTCCAGGTGCTGGTCGGCCAGGAGCTGGACGCCGAGGACCGGGTGCGGGCGATGTCCCGGCTCCACGCCGTGGCGAACGTCGGCATCGCCGCGGGCAGCGCCGTCGGCGCGGTCGCCCTCCAGGGCGCCGGCGAGGGCCGCCTGGCCGTCGTGCTGGCCGTGGACGCGGCGACCTTCGTGGTGGCCGCCGCCGTGCTGGCCGCCGGTCGGCGCCCGGCGCGGGCGACGGTCCCGGCCACCGACGCCGGCGCCGGGCCCGGTGCGCCTGAGGGGCGGGGGCCGGCGCCGTCCGTCCTGCCCCGCCTGGCGCCGCTCGCCGTGCTGGGGGCGGCCAACTGCGTGCTCGCCCTGCACATCCCGCTGCTGAACGTGGCCATGCCGCTCCTCGTCGACGACCACGAGGCGCTCTCGCTGTCGCTCGTCGGGGCGGCCTTCGTGCTGAACACCCTGCTGGTCGTCGGCCTCCAGGTGCCGCTCAGCCGGGGGGTGGCCGGCCTGGGCGCCGGAGGCCGGCGGCTGCGGTGGGCGGCCGCCAGCCTGGCCGGGGGCGCGCTCGGCCTCGGCGTGGTCGGCGCCGGCACCGGGGCGACCGCGGCCGTCGTGGCCGGGGCCGTCGCCGTCGTGCTCGTGTCGCTGGCCGAGATCTGGCGGGGCGTCGGCGCCTGGGCCGTCTCCTACGCCGTCGACGAGGCGAGCGGCCGCGACGGCCGGGCCATCGGCGCGTTCGCGCTCGGGCCGGCCGTCGCCGGGCTGGTCGGCCCGGCCGTGGCCGGCCCCCTGCTGCTGTCGGCCGGCGCGGCCGGCGCCGCCGCCCTCGCCCTCCTGGTCGCGGCGGCCGGCCTGGCCTTCGCCACCCGCCGGCCCGCGCTCGCCCCGGCGGCTGGCACGTGAGCGGCGCCGCCGGGCTGCGCGTCCTCGTGGTCGAGCCGGTGTCCGGCGGGGTCGAGCTCGTCGCCCGCCTCGGCGCCGCCGGCGCCCGGGTGGTCGTGACGGCCGGCGACCCCGCCTCGCTCCCGGCCAGGGCGGCGGCCGCCAGCGCGGAGGTGATCGCCTGGTCGCCGGTCGACCCGGTCGCCGACCTGCTGGTGCGCCTGCCGCCCGGCTCGGTCGACGTCGTCCTCGCCGGCCACGAGTACGCCGTCGTCGCCGCCGCCGAGGCGGCCGCCGCCCTCGGCCTGCGGGGCCTCGACCCCGCCGCCGCCAGGGCCGCCCGCCACAAGGACCTCATGCGGGCGGCCGTGGCCGCCGCCGGGCTGGCCTGCCCGGCCTCGGTCGTCGTCCCCCCGGGGGCCACGACCTCGCCGGTCGGCTACCCGTGCGTGGTCAAGCCGGTCGACTGCGGCGGGAGCCTCGACGTGCGCCTGGCCGAGGACGACGCCGGGTTCGCCGCTGCCCTGTCCCGCATCGTCGACCGCCCGTCCGTCCCGCTCCTGCGCGAGGCCCGGCACCAGGCCCTGGCCGAGGCCTACGTGGAGGGGCCGGAGCTGTCGGTCGAGGGCATCGTGGCCGCCGGCCGCACCGTGTTCTTCTCGTGCACCGAGAAGCTGCTGTCGGCCCCGCCGGCGTTCGTCGAGCTCGGCCACGTCGTCCGCAGCCCGGTCCTCGGCCCGGCCGAGCACGAGGCCGTGCACGCCTACGTCGAGGCCGTGCTCGGCGCCGTCGGCATCGACGTCGGCCCGTTCCACGCCGAGGTCCGCCTGACCCCCGGCGGGCCGGTGCTCATGGAGGTGGCCGCCCGGCTGGCCGGCGACCACCTCTGCGAGCTGATCGGCGACGCCACCGGGGTCGACTACTTCGAGGCCACCGCGCTGGCCCCGCTCGGCGAGGTGCCGGCCCCGCCGCCGTGCCGCACCGACCCGGCCGAGCCGGTGTGGGGGATCGGCTTCTTCGCCACCGCCGCCGACACCGTGTTCGCCGGGCTGGCCGGCACGGAGGCGCTCGAGCGCTGCCCCGAGGTGCGGTCCGTGGAGGTCGGCGCCCGGCCGGGCGACGCCCTCCCCGGCATGGCGAGCTACGAGAGCCGCTTCGGCCACGCCGTCCTCCACGGCTCCTACGCCAGGGTGCGCTGGGCGCTGACGACCCTCTGCCCGGAGGTGCGGCCGGGCTAGGGGGCGACGGTGCCGACGTCCTCCAGCAGCCGGATCATGTCGGCGGCGTTGCGCACCCCGTAGTCCTGGTAGCAGTTGTTCATGAGGGCGTGGACCTCGTCGGCCTCGGCCGCCATCGACTCCAGCCTGGGGACCCACTCCCGGAGCTCGGCCTCGTCGTAGAGGTAGCGGAACCGCTCAGCGGCGGTGATGCCCCGCTTCTTCCACGTGTCGTCGGCCCGGCCGTGGAAGCGGACGACGGCCAGCGGCGCGGTCACGGCCGGCACGGTGGGCAGGCCCGACGCCCGCGGGGCGTCCACCACGACGTGGGCGAAGCCGAGGTCGGACAGCAGCTTCAGGGTGCGGTCTCGGTCCTCGGGCTCGGCCAGCCAGCGGGGGGACCGGAACTCGACGCAGGCCGGCAGGTCACCGAGGCGCTCCCTGGCCCGCACCAGCTCGTCCCGGTTGGCCCGCTTCGGGGTGAACCACTCCGGATACTGGAGCAGGATCGCGCCGAGCTTGCCGGCCTCGTGCAGCGGCTCGACGGCGTGCCCGAAGCGGGCCCACGCCTCCTCCAGCGCGTCGGCGTCGAGGTGCTCGGCGTAGACGTTGCGCTTGTCGCGGTGCTCGGGCAGGACGGCGTCGCGGAGGTCCTCCCACAGCGACCCGGGCTTGGTCGGGTGGTGGGTCAGCAGGGAGAAGGCCTTGACGTCCATGCGGAACCCGTCCGGCGTCCGCTCCACCCACGTCCTCGCCAGCTCGGGGCCGGGCGGGAAGTAGTAGGTGCTGTCGGCCTCGACCACCGGGAAGGCCGCCGAGTAGTAGGCCAGCCGCTCCGCCGCGCTCATCGACCGGCGGGGGTACCAGTCGGTCTCCTTCAGCAGGGTCGGGTCCGTCCACGAGCACGTGCCGACGTGGACGGTGGCCCGCCCGACGGTGAGGACCGGCCCGAGGACCAGGTCCCCGGCGTCGTCGGGCATCAGCGGGCGACGGCGTCGAACAGGCGGAAGCCGAGCCAGACGCCGGCTCCGGCCGACGCCACCTGGAGCAGCAGCAGATAGACACGGGTCGCGGCGCTCACCGGCCCTCCAGCACCTCCCGTTTGGCCGCCTCGAACTCGGACGACGACAGCACCCCGCGGCGGCGCAGGTCGGCCAGCCGCTCCAGCCGGGAGACCACGTCGGCCGGCGGCTCGACCCCGTTGGCGTGGGGCGCGGTGGGCGTGTCGCGGGCGGCCGCCGCCGTCCCGTTGGTCGACGCCCGGGCCTCGGGGGTGTCGCCCAGCCACTGGAGCACCGGCTGGTCGAGGCTGCCGTCGAGCCGGAACGGGGCCGTGGGCACGACCGAGCGCCAGCCGGCCGGGCCGTCGTCGCCCCACAGCACGGTGCGCAGCCGGCGCACGTCGAGCAGGAGGAGCAGGGGCGCGCCGCCGATCAGGGCGAAGATGGCGGCGCAGACGACCCAGCCCCACACGATCCCGTCGCCGCCCGGCGGCTCGACCCCGTAGTCGAGGAAGTTCCAGCCGAGCGAGAGGAACAGGGCCGGCCACAGCAGGGAGAGCAGCGACGGGCCCTTCGGCACGAGCGAGATGGCGTAGAGGAGCGCGAAGGCCAGGCCGGCGAAGATGGCGCCGACGGTCAGCGGGGCCACCCCGTCGGGGCACGGGCGGGCCACCTCGTACACGCCGCCGGTGGCGCACGACCCGCCGATGTCGAGCACGGCCCGCATCGACAGGGACAGGACGGTCAGGGCGCAGGCGACGCCGCCGAGGCCCACGGCGATGCCGAGGGAACGACGGATCCAGGGGCCGGCAGGTGACGCCGTCCTCTCCTCGATCGCCACCGGCCCAGGGTACCGAACGCCGCGCGTGGTGGCCGGGCCGATCGCGCTGGCAGCATGGTCACCCGCATGCCCCGAGCCGCCGCGTTCGCCGCCGCCGTCGCCGTCGCCGTCCTCGCCGCCGCCTGCAGCGGCGAAGGGTCGGCCACGACGGCCGACCGCGCGGCGCCGGCGACCTCGGCCGCCCCCTCGACGACCACGACCACCGCGCCGCCGACGACCACGACGACCATCCCGCCGTGCCCGGCGCCGAGGGGGGTCGACGGCGACGTGGACGTGTTCCGGTCGGCCCCCGGCGGGGCCTGCCGGCCGGCCGGCGAGCTCGTCGCCTACCGGTGCGCCAACCGGTCCGTCCCGGCCATCGTCACCGGCCTCGGCGGCGACCAGCCCGTGGACCACCTCGGCGGCCGGTTCGCCTCGACCGTCCCCGCCCTGCCGGCGGACGCGACGGCGATCGGCGTCCGCGAGGACGGCGCCAGGGTGCTGGCCAGCCCGTCCGACCCCGACGCGCTGTTCCTCGACACCGGCGTGGCCGTCACCCGGTGGCCGGCCCTGCGGCGGTGGACGACGGCCAGCGGGGCCGTCGTCGTCGGGCTGCACCGGCCGGCCGCGTTCTTCCTCGGGGACTCGGTGATGCTCGGCGCGGTCGGCGCCATCCAGGCGGCGATGGCCCCGTGGGACGTGGTCGTCGACGCCGCCGTCAGCCGGTCGACGGCCGCCGGGGTCGACGTGATCCGGGCCCGGCGGGCCGAGATCGCCGACGTCGTCGTCGTGCAGCTCGGCACCAACGACGGCGCCGACCCCGGCCTCTACGCCGAGCGGGTGCGAGCGGTGATGGCCGAGCTGGCCGGCGTCGACCTCGTGCTGTGGCTGACCATCAGGGAGGCGAGGCCGTACTACGCGACGACCAACGCCACCCTGCACCAGGTGCTGGCCGGGTACCCGAACGCGGTGGTGGCCGACTGGAACGCCACGGCCCCGCCGGGGGCGACGTACGCCGACGGCCTGCACCTGCGGGCCGAGGGCGCGGCGGCCATGGCCGCGCTGGCCAGGGACGCGGTGTTCGCGTGGTACGCCAGCACGGTGGACCGGGGGCCGGACGCCTGCCGGCCCCAGCTCGACGCCGCCGTCGCCGGCGGTCGCTGAGCCGGCGCCGCCGTCAGCGCTTGACGAGCTTGAAGAAGGTCGAGTCCTCGCCGCTCGCCTTCTTCTCCTGGTAGAGGAAGGCCAGGTCGTTCTCCTCGAACTTGTCGAACCAGTCGTCCCAGCTCACGTGCTCGAGCTGGTCCTCGCCGGCGCCGCCCGGGAAGTCGATGCGCAGGACGCCGAGGTCGTCGCCGTCGCCCGTGCCCCTCACGGCCGCCGGCTTGCCGTCGTGCTCCTCCACCCAGGCCCGGATCTCGTCGTGGTCCGTCGTCGTCTTGCTCTCCGATGCCATGGGGCGGATGGTTCCCGGGAACGTTGGCGGGGATGCCTGCCGCCGATCCCCGCGTCACCGTCGTCGTCGCCACCAGGGACCGCCGGGACGGCCTGCTGCGCACGCTCGACCACCTCGCCGCCCTGCCCGAGCGGCCGCCGGTGGTCGTCGTCGACAACGGCTCGTCGGACGGCACGCCGGCCGCCGTGCGCGCCGCCCATCCCGGCGCGACCGTCGTGGAGGCCGGCCGCAACCTCGGGGCGACGGCCCGGAACGCGGGCGTGGAGCGGGCGTCGACGCCGTACGTGGCGTTCAGCGACGACGACTCGTGGTGGGCGCCGGGCGCGCTGGCGACGGCGGCCGACCACCTCGACGCCCACCCCCGCCTGGCCGTGCTCGCGGCCCGCATGCTGGTGGGGGACGACGAGCGGCCCGACCCGGTGTGCGCCGTGCTGGCCGCCAGCCCGCTGCCGCCCGCGCCCGACCTGCCCGGCGTGCCCATCCTCGGATTCGTGTCGTGCGGCGCGGTCGTGCGGCGCGACGCCTTCCTCGCCGTCGGCGGGTTCGACGACCTCGTCTTCTTCCTCGGCGAGGAGGAGCTGCTGGCCATCGACCTCGAGCGGCTGGGCTGGGGGCTCGCCTACGTGGACGACGTGGTCGCCCACCACCACCCGACGAGCGCGGGGAAGTCCGGCCGGGGCGCCCTCCAGCGCCGCAACTCGCTGCTGGTGGCGTGGATGCGCCGGCCGCTCGCCGTGGCCGCCGGCCGGACGGTGGCGACCGCCGGGGCGGCGGTGGCCGGCGACCGGGCCGCCGCCGGCGCGCTCGCCGGGCTGCTGCCCCGCCTCCCGGCCGCCCTCCGGCGCCGCCGCCCGGTCGACCCCGTCGTCGAGCGGCGCATGCGCCTCACCGAGGCCGGCCCGGCCCCGGACCTCGCTCCCGGCCGGGCGCCGGCCGCCCGGCGCTGACCGGTGCGGTCGGCGGGGTGGGTCAGGCCCGCCAGGCGCTGGCGGGCGCAGCCCGCTGGCGGGCGACGACCCGGATGAAGAAGCAGGCCTGGGGCTTCACGCCGAGCGAGAACCACAGCTCGAACCCCGGCGGGTCGACCTGGACCTCCACGTCCGGCCGGTCGACGGCGGCGGCCAGGGCCCGGCCGAGCAGGCGGTGGGCCAGCTCGTGGGTCTCGGCCCACGCCGTGACCAGGTACCGCAGCCCGACCTGGGCCTGGCGGGCCAGCCCCCGCGTGGCCGGCACGTCGTACAGCTCGACGAGGTACACGCTGAGCCCGGCGCCGTCCCGGCGGGGGGCGGGCGGGGCGAACGTCACGACCGCGCCGTCGAGCACGGGGGAGAGCCAGCCCACCAGCTCGGCGTCGGCGGCCTCGATCATCCGGCGAGAATGCCACGAAACACGTATCAGGCGTCGGTCGCCGAGGTCGTTCAGTCGGAAGCGGGAACCGCCCCGGCGGGCCGTCGGTCCGGACCTCACCGGCTGCCCGCCGGGGCCCCGCGCCACCACCGGCCCGGCCGCGCCTGGCGGCCGCGGCGCCGTCCGACTCCGCCGGCTCGGTGCCGCGGTAGCTTGCGGCCCACGATGAGCGGCGAGCGGCGCGTCGGGCCGGTGGTGCGCAGCCGGGACGTCACCTTCCGGGTCCACGACCCCGACGGCGCGCTTCGCAGCGTGATGCTCCGCCAGGAGCTGACCCGGCCCCGCATCGGCCCCCACTTCACCAAGCCCCGCGCCTCGGACATCTGGCGCCTGCAGGTGTCGCGGCCGCCGGTGGACCGCATGGAGTACCGCCTCGAGCTCGGCTACCCGCACGGCGGCAGCGAGACCGTGTGCGACCCCGGCAACCCGCTCGTCGCCCCCGGCCCGTTCGGCCACAAGTCCGTCGTCGAGTTCCCCGAGTACCGGGCGCCGGCCTGGCTGGCCGCCCCGGACCCGCCCGCCGGCACCGTGACCGAGCACCACGTGGACAGCCCGGCGATCGGCGCCGGCCAGCCGGTCACCCTCTGGTCGGCGGCCGGCTCCCGCCCGGACGACCGGCTGCCGCTGCTCGTCGCCAACGACGGCCCCGAGTACGCCCGCTACTCCGGCCTCCTCGCCATGCTCGACCGGATGGTCGACGCCGGGCGGCTCCCGCCCATGCGGGCCGCGCTGCTGCCGCCGGTCGACCGCAACGAGCACTACTCGGCCTCGCCGGCCTACGCCAAGGCCCTCGCCCGGGACGTGCTGCCGGCCGTCGACGACCTCGCGCCCCGGCCCCGCCACCGGTCCACCCGCGTCGGCATCGGGGCCAGCCTCGGGGCGCTGTCCATGCTGCACGTCCACCGCAGCCGGCCGACGACGTTCGGCGCCCTGTTCCTCCAGTCGGGCAGCTTCTTCGTGCCCCACCACGACGGGCACGAGTCGTGGATGCGGCGCTACGACCGGGTCGTGCGCTTCGTCGCCCGGATGCACGCCGCGGAGCCGGGCCCCGAGCCCGTGCCCGTCGTCATGACGTGCGGGACGGGGGAGGAGAACCTGGCCAACAACCGCGACATGCGGGGCGCGCTGCTGTCGCTCGGGTACGACGTCGCCCTCCACGAGGTCCGCGACGCGCACAACTGGGTCGCCTGGCGCGACGCCTTCGACCCGCACCTGGTCGGCCTGCTCGGGAGGATGTGGTCGTGAGGCGGGAGCACGTGAAGCTGTGGTCGCCGGCCATCGGCGCGGAGGGCGACCTCGTCGCCTACGGCAGCCACGGCCGGCCCGTCCTCGTGTTCCCGTCCGAGGCCGGCGAGGCGTGGCAGTTCGAGGACCGGGGGATGGTCGACGCCGTCGCCCACCTCGTCGACGAGGGCCGGGTCAAGCTCTACTGCGTCGGCAGCTACGACGCGGAGAGCTGGAGCAACGGGGCCATCGCCCTGGAGGAGCGGGCCCGCAACCACGAGCGCTACGAGGACTGGGTGGTCCACCAGGTCGTGCCGTGGATCTTCGACGACTGCGGCGGGCCGCTCGAGGTCCTCACCCTCGGCTGCAGCCTCGGCGCCTTCCACGCCGCCAACTTCTGCCTCCGCCGGGCCGACCTGTTCCCGCTGGCCATGTGCCTCTCCGGGGTCTACGACATGGACGACGGCGGCGGCTCCTGGCGGGGCGACTCGTTCTACTTCAACAACCCCATGGCCTACGTGGCCAACGCCGGCGGTGAGCACCTGGAGTGGCTGCGCCGGCGGGTGTCGCTCCTGCTGGTCTGCGGGCAGGGTCAGTGGGAGGACACGACCGGCGCACTCGAGAGCACCAGGCGCTTCGGCGCCCTCCTCGCGGAGAAGGGGATACGACATGACGTTGACCTGTGGGGGTACGACGTCCCCCATGACTGGCCGTCGTGGCGGGCGCAGCTGGCCCACCACCTGCCGCGGTTCGTCTGACGCGTGAGCACCCACCTGATCGGGCTGCTGCTCGGGACCGAGGAGGACTGGCCGACCGCCCTCGAGCACTACGTCCGCCGCCTCTCGCCGCAGGTGACCCTCGGCGGGGAGACCCACCGGTGGGAGGTCGAGCGGATCACGATCGAGCCGTTCGACCTGCGCGCCATCCCCCGCTACTCGCTCGTCATCGACCGGCTGGCCTACTGGTACTACGTGCCTCGGGAGTGGCTGAAGAAGGCCGCCCTCATGAACCGGGTGTACCTGCTGAACAACCCGTTCACGTTCCAGGCCATGGAGAAGCACTCGGCCTACTGCGCCATGATGCGCCTCGGGCTGAAGATCCCGAACACGTGGATGCTGCCGTACAAGAAGCCGCCGGAGAACCCCCGCTTCCCGTACACGGCGGCGAAGTACAACCGGCCCTTCGACCTCGGCGCCGTGGCCGGGAAGGTCGGGTACCCGCTCTACATGAAGCCCTTCGACGGCGGCGCCTGGGTCGGCGTCACCCGCATCGCCGACGACGAGGAGCTCCACCGCCGCTACGACGAGTCCGGCGAGCGGCTCATGCACCTCCAGGCCGCCGTCGAGCCGATGGACGAGTTCGTGCGCAGCCTGTCGATCGGCGCGGAGACGATGGTCATGCGCTTCGACCCCGACCGCCCGATGCACGACCGGTACCAGGTCGCCCACGACTTCCTCACGCCCGAGCTGGGCGACGAGGTGGTCACGATCGGCCGGCTGGTCAACGCGTTCTTCCGCTGGGAGTTCAACTCCTGCGAGACGATCCTCGCCGGCGGCGAGGTCCACCCGATCGACTACGCCAACGCCTGTCCCGACGTCGCCGTCACCAGCCTGCACTACTATTTCCCCTGGGCCATCGAGGCGCTCGTGAAGTGGTCGGTCTTCTGCACGGCGACCGGCCGGCGCATGGCCATCGACCAGGACACGGCCCGGTACTTCGACGTCGCCGACCGGGACGACCTGAGCTACGCCGAGAAGCTCGGCCTGTACCGGCAGATGGCCGACGACTACTTCGAGCGGGAGCGCTACGAGGACTTCTGCGGCCAACACCTGCCGCACGCGCACGAGGCCATGGTCGAGTTCGCCGAGAGCGAGGACTTCGACCGCATCCTCGTCGACACCGTGAGGACCATGTTCCCGCCCCACGAGCACGACCGCTTCGTCGCCCACTTCCGCGGGCTCGTGGCGGCGTGGGCGGGCGACCAGCGGGTGGGGGCGAGCTAGGAGGACAGCGATGGGCGAGAAGGTCGACCAGCACGAGTTCACGCGGGAGGACCGGCAGCGCTACCGCGCCAGGGTGAAGCGGTGCGTCGACGTCCTGCGCCGCATGCTCGACGAGCAGCGCTTCGAGACCGACCGCAAGCTCATGGGCGTCGAGATGGAGTTCTACCTGGTCGACGACACGGGCTGTCCGACCATGATGAACGAGAAGGTCCTCGCCCACCTCGAGTCCGAGGACTTCCAGACCGAGCTCGCGCAGTTCAACATCGAGTTCAACATCGCGCCGCACAAGCTCGTCGGCCGCGTGTTCAGCGAGCTCGAGGAGGAGCTGCGGACCAGCCTCAACCGGGCCCTCCACAAGGCCGAGGAGCTCGACGCCCGCATCCTCATGATCGGCATCCTGCCGACCCTCAAGGACCTGCACGTCACCCTCCAGAACGTCTCCAACAACCCGCGCTACACCCTGCTGAACGACCAGATCCTCGGCGCCCGCGGCGAGGACCTCGTGATCGACATCCAGGGGGTCGACCGCCTGTCGACCCGCATGTCGTCGATCATGATGGAGGCGGCCACCACGTCGACCCAGCTGCACCTCCAGGTCAGCCCGGACGCGTTCGCCGACGTGTGGAACGCCGCCCAGGCGATCGCCGGCGTGCAGGTCGCGCTCGGCGCCAACTCGCCGTTCTGCCTGGGCAAGCAGCTGCACGCCGAGACCCGCATCGCCGTGTTCGAGCAGTCGACCGACACCCGCACCGAGGAGCTCGTCGCCCAGGGCGTGCGACCCAGGGTGTGGTTCGGCGAGCGGTGGGTCGACTCGGTCGTCGACCTGTTCGAGGAGAACGTGCGGTACTACTCGGCGCTGCTGCCCATGGTGTCGGACGAGGACCCCGTCGACGTGCTCGAGCGGGGCGACGTGCCCCACCTCCCCGAGATGCGCCTGCACAACGGCACCATCTACCGGTGGAACCGGCCCGTGTACGACGTGGCCCGCGGGCGGCCCCACCTCCGGGTGGAGAACCGGGTGCTGCCCGCCGGCCCGACGGTCGCCGACACGCTGGCCAACGCCGCCTTCTACTACGGGCTCGTGCGGTCCCTGGCCGAGGCGCCCAAGCCGCTGCGCCAGGTGCTGTCCTTCCAGGCCGCCACCGAGAACTTCTACGCCGGCGCCGAGGCCGGCATCGAGGCCCAGCTGTACTGGCCGGGCGTCGGGACCGTGCCCGTGACCGAGCTGGTGCTGCGCCACCTCCTGCCCCTCGCCGCCGAGGGCCTCGACCGCTGGGACGTCGACCCGGCCGACCGCGACCGGTTCCTCGGGATCATCGAGCAGCGCTGCCTCGCCCACCGCAACGGGGCGACCTGGCAGACGACCGTGTTCCGCAAGCTGTACGAGGACGAGGGCATGGACCGCGACGAGGCCCTGCTCGAGATGACCCGCCGGTACGCCGAGCACATGCACACCAACGAGCCGGTGCACACCTGGCCCACGTAGGCGGGTCGGGGCGTCGGGGCGTCGGCGGGATCGGGGCGTCCGCCGGGTCGGGCCCATCGCCGGCCGGGGCGCCGCCGCCGAGTCGGGTGATCAGGCGGGTCGGCGCGCCGGCTCGGTGCTCGGCCGGCGCAGGAGCGCGGCGGCGGCCGGGGCGCGCAGCAGGCCGGCGAGGACGAGGGCGGCCGCCACCGACCGGGCCGCGGCCAGCGCGCCGACGGCCGGGCCGCCCACCACCTGGCCGAGGGCGTCGGCCTGCCCGGCGAGCGAGTTGACGGTGGCGCGGGTGGCCGGGTCGAGGTCCCGGTTGACCCAGGCGGCGAGCAGCGGCCCCTCGAGGTGGCGGGCGACCGAGCCGGCGACGAGGAAGGCGACGGCGACCGGGAAGGCGCCGGCCAGCGCGAACCCCACGGTGGCGGCCGCCAGCGCGGCGTTGACGGCGCCGACCGCCCGCCGGGGGCCCGCGGCGGCGGCGAGGTCGACCCTCCGGCGGACGACGCTGGCCACTGCCACGGCGACGGCCAGCGACGCCGCCCCGAGGAGGGCGACCCAGACGACCGGGTCGGCGCTCTCCGGGAAGCCGGGCCCGCGGAGGAGGTGGAGGTCGCGAAGGCGGTCGAAGCCCTCGGTGGACACGCCGGCCGCGGCCGCCACGGCCAGCACGGCGAGGAGCGCCGGCCGGGTGCGGACGGTCGACGCCGCCGACCGGGCCGTCGCCCTCACGTGGGCCAGCGGGCCGGGCGATGCGGCCCCGGCAGGCGGACGGCGGGGCGGCCGGGTCTCGGTCAGGCGGGCGGCCGCCCAGGCGGCGAGGGCGAGGAGCGCCACCCCGCCGGCGGCGACGGCCGCCCAGCGCCCGACGGCCAGGGCGATGGCGACCCCGGTGGCCAGGCCGGCCAGGGTGGCGACGTAGCCGGCCTGGGCGGCGCGCAGGTAGAGCGGCCGGGCGGCGACCTCGCCGACCTCGTCGGTCACCCAGGCGACGTCGGCGCCGCTGACGAAGGTCCACCCGAGACCCCACACGACCTGCGCGGCGAGCACGGCGGTCAGGTGGGGAACGGCGTAGAGCAGGAACCCGGCGCCCATGACGGCCAGGCCGACGACGATCGACCGGCGCCGGGAGACGGCGTCGGCGACCACCCCGGTCGGGACCTCGAAGGCGAGGATCGTGCCCTCGAGCACGGTGCCGACGAGGACGAGCTGGAACGGGTCGAGGCCGACGTCGAGGATCAGGTAGAGCGACGAGGCGACGGTGCTCGTCGCCAGCCCGAACCGCAGCCCGGCGGCGAGGACGAGGAACGCGCCGCTGGCGGCCGCAGCCGCGGCCCCGTCGTCGGCGCCCTGTGTCACCCCGGCGGCGGCGTCGGCTCCCTGCGCCTGCGCCTCGGCGGCCCCGCCCTGCGCCTCGCCGGCGGCTGCGCCTGCGTCCGGGGCCTCGTCTGCGACTGCGCCGGCGTCCTGCGCCTCGGTGGCGGCGTCGGCGGCCCGCGCCTCGCCGGCGGCTGCGCCTGCGTCCGGGGCCTCGTCTGCGACTGCGGCGGCGTCCTGCGCCTCGGTGGCGGTGCCGGCCGCCTGCGCCTCGGCTGCGCCGGCGTTCTGCGCCTCGGCGCCGGCTGCGCCGGCGCCCTGTGCGTCGGCCGTGTCGGCGGGCGGGCCGTCGTCCCCCGGTCGGGTCGGGCTCCCGTCCACCCGACGATGCTGCCGACCCGGCGCCACCGCCGCCAGCGGATAGCGGCCGTCCCGGTCGCGGGACCGGCCGGGCGATGCGGGCGGGCCCGCGCCCGGTCAGGGGACAGGCGCGCCGAGGCGGGCGGCGAGGGTGAGGACGACGGCCTCGAGGGGCGGCGGCGCCCCCCGTTCGATCGGCTCGATGGTGAGGAACGCCTCGGTGCCGCCCGCCCGGCCCTGGAGGGTGACGAGCAGCGAGCACACCGGGTACCCCTCGAACTGCACGACGGCCTCCAGCAGGCCGACCTGCTGGTCGATGTACGTCACCTCGCCGACCTCGTGGGCGAGCTCGAGGAGGCGGAAGAACGCCTCGTCCCGCGGGCTGCGGACGAGCAGGGCGCCGTGCTCGACGCACACGCCCACCG is part of the Acidimicrobiales bacterium genome and harbors:
- a CDS encoding MFS transporter, with protein sequence GPSPAARDLDVANLVDWFGTGLWFTALAPYLRRRTGMEAGEVALWLGVLGVAGLAVVVPGSRAAARRGGRPIAVALHLARAALILPLLVVRSTPVLLVAAVAVLTLDRTASGVLQVLVGQELDAEDRVRAMSRLHAVANVGIAAGSAVGAVALQGAGEGRLAVVLAVDAATFVVAAAVLAAGRRPARATVPATDAGAGPGAPEGRGPAPSVLPRLAPLAVLGAANCVLALHIPLLNVAMPLLVDDHEALSLSLVGAAFVLNTLLVVGLQVPLSRGVAGLGAGGRRLRWAAASLAGGALGLGVVGAGTGATAAVVAGAVAVVLVSLAEIWRGVGAWAVSYAVDEASGRDGRAIGAFALGPAVAGLVGPAVAGPLLLSAGAAGAAALALLVAAAGLAFATRRPALAPAAGT
- a CDS encoding ATP-grasp domain-containing protein, whose protein sequence is MSGAAGLRVLVVEPVSGGVELVARLGAAGARVVVTAGDPASLPARAAAASAEVIAWSPVDPVADLLVRLPPGSVDVVLAGHEYAVVAAAEAAAALGLRGLDPAAARAARHKDLMRAAVAAAGLACPASVVVPPGATTSPVGYPCVVKPVDCGGSLDVRLAEDDAGFAAALSRIVDRPSVPLLREARHQALAEAYVEGPELSVEGIVAAGRTVFFSCTEKLLSAPPAFVELGHVVRSPVLGPAEHEAVHAYVEAVLGAVGIDVGPFHAEVRLTPGGPVLMEVAARLAGDHLCELIGDATGVDYFEATALAPLGEVPAPPPCRTDPAEPVWGIGFFATAADTVFAGLAGTEALERCPEVRSVEVGARPGDALPGMASYESRFGHAVLHGSYARVRWALTTLCPEVRPG
- a CDS encoding DUF72 domain-containing protein; this encodes MPDDAGDLVLGPVLTVGRATVHVGTCSWTDPTLLKETDWYPRRSMSAAERLAYYSAAFPVVEADSTYYFPPGPELARTWVERTPDGFRMDVKAFSLLTHHPTKPGSLWEDLRDAVLPEHRDKRNVYAEHLDADALEEAWARFGHAVEPLHEAGKLGAILLQYPEWFTPKRANRDELVRARERLGDLPACVEFRSPRWLAEPEDRDRTLKLLSDLGFAHVVVDAPRASGLPTVPAVTAPLAVVRFHGRADDTWKKRGITAAERFRYLYDEAELREWVPRLESMAAEADEVHALMNNCYQDYGVRNAADMIRLLEDVGTVAP
- a CDS encoding SHOCT domain-containing protein; the protein is MAIEERTASPAGPWIRRSLGIAVGLGGVACALTVLSLSMRAVLDIGGSCATGGVYEVARPCPDGVAPLTVGAIFAGLAFALLYAISLVPKGPSLLSLLWPALFLSLGWNFLDYGVEPPGGDGIVWGWVVCAAIFALIGGAPLLLLLDVRRLRTVLWGDDGPAGWRSVVPTAPFRLDGSLDQPVLQWLGDTPEARASTNGTAAAARDTPTAPHANGVEPPADVVSRLERLADLRRRGVLSSSEFEAAKREVLEGR
- a CDS encoding glycosyltransferase codes for the protein MPAADPRVTVVVATRDRRDGLLRTLDHLAALPERPPVVVVDNGSSDGTPAAVRAAHPGATVVEAGRNLGATARNAGVERASTPYVAFSDDDSWWAPGALATAADHLDAHPRLAVLAARMLVGDDERPDPVCAVLAASPLPPAPDLPGVPILGFVSCGAVVRRDAFLAVGGFDDLVFFLGEEELLAIDLERLGWGLAYVDDVVAHHHPTSAGKSGRGALQRRNSLLVAWMRRPLAVAAGRTVATAGAAVAGDRAAAGALAGLLPRLPAALRRRRPVDPVVERRMRLTEAGPAPDLAPGRAPAARR